The genomic stretch CTGGTCGTCCTGAAACGTGGGCGCCACATCGAGGCTGCCGATCAGGATCCTCCGGCGGCTCGCCTCCCATTCGTAGGGGATCTCGTAGAGCTCCAGCATCTCGGCGGCCAGGGCCCAGGAGGTGCCGCCCGCATCGATCTCCACCGCCAGCTCCCGGCCGCGGGCCTTCATCGTGCTGGCGCGGCGGAACTCCAGCCGGCTCGAGGCGGCCGCCTCAGGTTCACTCAGATGCCGGCGGATGCGCTGGCGCAGTTCATCGCCGCCGGTGGGTGGGCCGTTCCTGCTGAGCTGTAGGAAATCCCAGCGCTCGCCGCTGCCACCCCAGATCACCGGGCCGTAGTTGTCGTGCATCCAGTGGCCGTCGCGGTTGGAGGCGGCCTCGGCGTGGGTCATCACCGTCTGCAACGAGATGTCGCCTGCGCTCCAGCCCCAGCTGGCAGCGATTCGGGCCGCCTCCCGGCACATCGCCTCCAGTTGCGCCTCGGTGGGTGGAATCGTCCAGGGATCGGGTTGGC from Synechococcus sp. CBW1107 encodes the following:
- a CDS encoding N-acetylmuramoyl-L-alanine amidase; translated protein: MPATIYLHWAATPYTWVRSGHYHTIISGDGRLNRLHAYSVDLPAHTYRRNSNSVALSCACMGGQPDPWTIPPTEAQLEAMCREAARIAASWGWSAGDISLQTVMTHAEAASNRDGHWMHDNYGPVIWGGSGERWDFLQLSRNGPPTGGDELRQRIRRHLSEPEAAASSRLEFRRASTMKARGRELAVEIDAGGTSWALAAEMLELYEIPYEWEASRRRILIGSLDVAPTFQDDQVQPSVGWPLFEMGLQRGDAPLILRGIVRENRAWCRVLEFAEEFGISVSFEPFLLWERRGG